In Candidatus Epulonipiscium viviparus, one DNA window encodes the following:
- a CDS encoding ABC transporter ATP-binding protein yields MEDFIIRVENLSKTFEDGIPVLSDVNINIRKNEFVTLLGPSGCGKTTLLRILGGFEEQTAGDVYFENILVKGIPPYKRKLNTVFQKYALFPHMNVSENIAFGLNIKKIDKAIIQQKVTEMLQLVNLQGFEARKVNSLSGGQQQRVAIARALVNEPEVLLLDEPLGALDLKLRKGMQIELKKIQKKLGITFILVTHDQEEALTMSDTVIVFKGGKIQQIGSPADIYNEPENAFVADFIGESNILEGVMIRDYLVKFDDIEFECVDAGFGNNVAVDVVIRPEDFRIFVDDTGRLAGNVVGVTFRGVHYEMEIESGDRVFVAHSTKMFPVGASVSLDLEPEDIHIMCKEGQNEY; encoded by the coding sequence GTGGAAGACTTTATTATAAGAGTAGAAAATTTATCGAAAACTTTTGAAGACGGTATACCGGTTTTAAGTGACGTAAACATCAACATAAGAAAAAATGAATTTGTTACTTTATTAGGACCTAGTGGTTGCGGAAAAACAACATTGCTGAGGATTTTGGGAGGATTTGAAGAGCAAACAGCAGGCGATGTTTATTTTGAAAACATATTGGTTAAGGGCATCCCTCCATACAAAAGAAAGCTTAATACTGTATTTCAAAAATACGCCTTGTTTCCACATATGAATGTTTCAGAAAATATAGCATTTGGTCTCAATATTAAGAAAATAGATAAGGCTATTATTCAGCAAAAAGTAACAGAAATGTTGCAGTTAGTAAATTTGCAAGGATTTGAAGCTCGAAAAGTTAATTCGTTAAGTGGCGGGCAGCAGCAAAGGGTGGCTATTGCACGTGCGTTGGTAAATGAACCCGAAGTATTGCTACTGGATGAGCCTTTGGGAGCATTAGATTTGAAGCTTAGAAAAGGTATGCAAATTGAATTGAAGAAAATTCAGAAAAAGCTAGGCATCACATTTATTTTGGTAACGCACGATCAAGAGGAAGCGCTAACTATGTCTGATACCGTCATTGTTTTTAAGGGAGGAAAAATTCAGCAAATTGGATCTCCTGCAGATATATATAATGAGCCAGAAAATGCTTTTGTGGCAGATTTTATTGGAGAGAGTAATATATTAGAGGGGGTTATGATAAGAGATTATTTGGTGAAATTTGATGATATAGAATTTGAATGTGTTGATGCAGGTTTTGGAAATAACGTTGCTGTGGATGTGGTAATTAGACCCGAAGATTTTCGAATTTTTGTAGATGATACTGGAAGGTTGGCGGGTAATGTTGTTGGAGTTACATTTAGAGGTGTACATTATGAAATGGAAATTGAGTCTGGAGACAGGGTATTTGTAGCGCACTCCACAAAAATGTTTCCTGTTGGAGCAAGTGTAAGCTTGGACTTAGAACCGGAGGATATTCATATTATGTGTAAGGAGGGTCAAAATGAATACTAA